The following nucleotide sequence is from Labrys wisconsinensis.
GACGTCGCCGCCACGGCGAGGAAATATGCGGAAGCCTTCGGCTTCCCCGTCCCGCCGATCATCGAGACCCCCGGCTTCGACAAGGCCCGCACGACGGTGAACGGCGAGCCGTCGGAGGCGACCGCCAAGCTCGCCTTCTTCCAGACCGGCCAATTGGTGATCGAGCTGATCCAGCCCGACGAGACGCCGAGCGTCTGGCGCGATTTCCTCGAGACAAACGGCGAGGGCGTCCATCACATCGCCTTCCGCGTCGCCGACACCAAGGCAGCCGAAGCCGGATTGGCCGGGCAAGGCTTCCCGACGCTGCAGCAGGGCCTCTTCGTCGACGGGAGCGGCATGTACACCTATCTCGACACCGCCCCTCAGCTCGGCGTGATGATCGAGCTGCTCGAGACCTTCAGGAAGAGCTGACTCGAAGCGGCACCTCACGACCCGGCCCCTCATGCGAGAGGAGCGGGTCATCCCATTCCGCGTTCTCAGAAAGGCAAGGCAATGAAAGCGATCGATGGCCTCGGCCATGTGGCGATCAAGGTGAAGGACGTCGACAAGTCGATGGCCTTTTACAGCGGCGTGCTGAAATTCCCAGAGATGCTGCGACTGCATCACGACGACGGCAGCCTGTTCCTGATCTACCTGCGGATCACCGACACCCAGTATCTGGAGATCTTCCCGAACGCCGCCACCGACCGGGCGCCGGGCGGCGACGGGAATGGCGTGCATCACTTCTGCCTGACGGTGGACAAGCTCGAGCCGCTGCTCGATGCGATCGTCGCCAATGGCGGGACGCTCTACGCCTGGACCAGGACGGAGACCGGCCGGGAGCTGCAGCCGACGACGACGCCGACGATCTCCAACGGCCTCGACGGCAACCGCCAGGCCTGGCTGCAGGATCCGGACGGCAACCGGATCGAGCTCATGGAAATGGCGCCGGACTGCCTGCAGTACAAGGCGATCCGACGCCTCCAGTCCGAGGGGGCCTGAACGCGCAAGCGGCGTCGGCCTCGCCAACGACGATGCCGGCGCGCAATCTCTCCGCCCCGCTGCCCGATCGAGGACCCGTCATGCCGGCCAAGGCCTATTCGCTCGAAGATCTCGCCGCCGAACAGGAGGCTCTCGCCCTCGACCGCTTCGACTATGATTTCGCCTGGAAGCTCGGCGCAGCGATGCGCGCGCGGGCCGCAGCGAGCCGTGCGCCGGTGGCGATCGAGATCGCCCACGGCACCGATCTCGTCTTCTCGATCCTGCTGCCGGGCGCGACGCCCGACAACTCCGACTGGGCGGCGCGCAAGCGCGCCGTGGCCAACCGCTTCCATCGAAGCTCGCTGGCGATGCGTATCGAGGCGGAGGAGCAGGGTTACGATTTCAATCGCCGCTTCCGCCTGCCGGACGCGGCGTTCGCCGCGAGCGGCGGCGGCGTGCCCTTGATCCTCCGATCGGGAACGCTGATCGGCACGGCCGGCGTCAGCGGCCTGCCCGATGTCGAGGA
It contains:
- a CDS encoding VOC family protein; the encoded protein is MKAIDGLGHVAIKVKDVDKSMAFYSGVLKFPEMLRLHHDDGSLFLIYLRITDTQYLEIFPNAATDRAPGGDGNGVHHFCLTVDKLEPLLDAIVANGGTLYAWTRTETGRELQPTTTPTISNGLDGNRQAWLQDPDGNRIELMEMAPDCLQYKAIRRLQSEGA
- a CDS encoding heme-degrading domain-containing protein gives rise to the protein MPAKAYSLEDLAAEQEALALDRFDYDFAWKLGAAMRARAAASRAPVAIEIAHGTDLVFSILLPGATPDNSDWAARKRAVANRFHRSSLAMRIEAEEQGYDFNRRFRLPDAAFAASGGGVPLILRSGTLIGTAGVSGLPDVEDHRLIADSLREILGRSA
- a CDS encoding VOC family protein → MNAPVLRPETLCQVGFVVHDVAATARKYAEAFGFPVPPIIETPGFDKARTTVNGEPSEATAKLAFFQTGQLVIELIQPDETPSVWRDFLETNGEGVHHIAFRVADTKAAEAGLAGQGFPTLQQGLFVDGSGMYTYLDTAPQLGVMIELLETFRKS